The window CTCGAGTGCCGCCCAACGGGCTGCACCGTGACGGCCAACCGCCCCAAGAGGTGAACCGCCAGAGTCCAAGTGGAAGCCGGAGACCGATGATAGGAGCGGCAATCCCTCCGAACTTAGTGACTCAGAGCATTGCAGGGATTCCCCATGGGCTACTGGCGGGCATGCCAGCGGGCCTGACAGCCAGGACCGCCCCCATGAGCAGCCCGATGATCTTCCCCGCGCCGGTGCTGGCCGAGATGAACCGCAGACAGCTGGGTATTGGCATGGGCATCGCCCCCTTCATCACGCCGGAGTTGGAACGGGAGCTGAGCTCCTCCCAGCCCAAGCCTCAGGGTCACACCGGCTCTGTCTCCAGCAGCAAGACCGCCGGCCTCCCCTCCTCGTCGTCCTCTGTGGCAGGGGGGGTTAGCCAGACTAGCCCCAAGCCTGCTTCATCTCCGGCGAGGCAGCCGCGTCCCCTCGCCGCCAGGTCCGGAGGAGAGCCTCTGGCGTCCAGCAGCTCATCAGAGGCCACTCCCACTGCCGCAGCTCTGCCCCATAGTGGAGCCTCGGAGCTGGGATCCACTTCCGCCAGCAGCAGCCTGACAGGAACCACTCTGTCCTGCACGCTTTGTCACGAGAGGCTGGAGGACACACACTTTGTCCAATGTCCATCTGTGCCAGGACACAGGTTTGTCGTCATATCTTACACTACCTGGTCACCACAAATACACACCAATAATGATGTAATGTTCACttttaattaactcattcaaaacTGAACTTTATTGTAGGTGTATCTAATTAAGTGAACAGTGCGTAGTTCAGGTATTTCCTTGCTGACTTTTTCCATTTATAATGTTTACAGAAGCTGAGAAGTGTTTCTACTGTATTGTACTAGTTTTTTCTTAATAAATTTTACTTCTTGGACATGGTTCTTAGTGTTGACCTCTTGTGTCCTCACGC is drawn from Dunckerocampus dactyliophorus isolate RoL2022-P2 chromosome 12, RoL_Ddac_1.1, whole genome shotgun sequence and contains these coding sequences:
- the irf2bp1 gene encoding interferon regulatory factor 2-binding protein 1, yielding MSSPSSSSRRQWCYLCDLPKMPWTVVWDFSEVVCRGCVNYEGANQIEFLIASARQLKRTHGMQDGNVRSPGPSPNKHASSGRGEAATEGGRPHSERFERGGRGESTVSAARVPPNGLHRDGQPPQEVNRQSPSGSRRPMIGAAIPPNLVTQSIAGIPHGLLAGMPAGLTARTAPMSSPMIFPAPVLAEMNRRQLGIGMGIAPFITPELERELSSSQPKPQGHTGSVSSSKTAGLPSSSSSVAGGVSQTSPKPASSPARQPRPLAARSGGEPLASSSSSEATPTAAALPHSGASELGSTSASSSLTGTTLSCTLCHERLEDTHFVQCPSVPGHRFCFPCTRVYIQSRRGDGEVYCPSGERCPLDNSANSPPWAFMQGEVSTILGAAVAGAPPAAPPVAGPGPGASAANGATAQSGDVTVKKERET